In one Chelmon rostratus isolate fCheRos1 chromosome 7, fCheRos1.pri, whole genome shotgun sequence genomic region, the following are encoded:
- the pld3 gene encoding 5'-3' exonuclease PLD3 yields MKTDVTYDQLVDVEMRRQESNRRAQVYSRCLIALATVTTLLLAATALYSLLAPRPSSSRPAPSSGLRLPQAESCSDPCEIVVVESIPEGLDFNSSTTHPSIFQAWLNLMAEARSSVDIASFYWTLTNKDTGTHEPTADQGETILTTLAELSGKLSVRIAVNTPQHSQPQDDLRLLNKSGADIRTVNMRELTSGVLHTKFWVVDKKHIYIGSANMDWRSLTQVKELGAVVYNCSCLAADLGKIFEAYWFLGESQSIPSPWPASFSTLYNKDTPLQLPLNSTPSNVYLSSSPPSFCAAGRTPDLQSILSVMEDAESFIYIAVMNYLPTMEFSHPKRYWADIDTQLRRVGYEKRVKVRLLISCWASTQPVMFPFLKSLASVYDPKSKLDIQVRLFVVPANPKQKEIPFARVNHNKYMVTDKIAYIGTSNWSGDYFVSTAGSALVVNQTASQSLGPTVQSQLKAVFERDWSSSYSTPLTQHSNLKDLC; encoded by the exons atgaagacagacGTCACCTACGACCAG CTAGTGGACGTGGAGATGAGGCGACAGGAATCCAACAGGAGAGCACAAGTG TATTCCAGGTGTTTGATCGCTCTGGCCACCGTGACGACCTTGCTGCTGGCCGCCACGGCCCTCTACAGCCTCCTGGCACCGAGGCCGTCCTCCTCCCGTCCTGCCCCGAGCAGCGGCCTCCGCCTGCCGCAGGCCGAGTCCTGCTCGGACCCCTGCGa GATCGTTGTGGTGGAGAGCATCCCCGAAGGCCTGGACTTTAATTCCAGCACCACCCACCCCTCCATCTTCCAGGCCTGGCTCAACCTGATGGCCGAGGCTCGCAGCAGCGTCGACATCGCCTCTTTCTATTGGACGCTCACCAACAAAGACACGGGCACTCATGAGCCGACAGCCGATCAG GGCGAGACGATTCTGACGACACTAGCTGAGCTGTCGGGGAAGTTGTCTGTACGGATCGCAGTCAACACGCCACAACACAGTCAACCGCAGGACGACCTCAGGCTGCTCAACAAGTCAG gaGCTGATATCAGGACAGTTAACATGAGAGAGCTCACCTCAGGAGTCCTTCACACCAAGTTCTGGGTCGTGGAcaagaaacacatttacattgGCAGCGCCAACATGGACTGGAGGTCCctcacacag GTGAAGGAGCTGGGCGCGGTGGTCTACAACTGCAGCTGCTTGGCTGCAGACCTGGGGAAGATCTTTGAAGCCTATTGGTTCCTGGGGGAGAGCCAGTCGATCCCGTCACCGTGGCCCGCCAGCTTCTCCACCCTCTACAACAAGGACACGCCCCTTCAGCTGCCACTCAACAGCACGCCGTCCAACGTCTACCTGTCG AGTTCCCCTCCATCCTTCTGTGCAGCCGGCAGGACCCCAGACCTTCAGTCCATCCTCAGTGTGATGGAGGATGCCGAGAGCTTCATCTACATCGCTGTCATGAACTACCTGCCCACCATGGAGTTCTCACATCCTAAAAG GTACTGGGCAGACATCGACACCCAGCTGAGGCGAGTAGGCTACGAGAAGCGGGTCAAAGTGCGCCTGCTGATCAGCTGCTGGGCCAGCACCCAGCCGGTCATGTTTCCCTTCCTGAAGTCTCTGGCCTCAGTTTACGACCCCAAGAGCAAACTGGACATCCAGGTG AGGCTGTTCGTGGTGCCTGCAAACCCCAAACAGAAGGAGATTCCCTTTGCCAGAGTCAACCACAACAAGTACATGGTGACTGACAAGATAGCCTACATCG gtaCGTCTAACTGGTCAGGTGACTACTTTGTGAGCACAGCTGGCTCAGCACTGGTTGTCAACCAGACTGCATCACAGTCCCTGGGGCCAAccgtccaatcacagctgaagGCTGTGTTTGAGAGGGACTGGAGCTCCTCCTACAGCACTCCTCTCACCCAGCACTCAAACCTCAAAGACTTGTGTTAG